From the genome of Malus domestica chromosome 04, GDT2T_hap1, one region includes:
- the LOC114824344 gene encoding glutamate dehydrogenase 2-like isoform X2, whose product MVDPDEVNALAQLMTWKTAVVNIPYGGAKGGIGCNPRDLSVSELERLTRVFTQKIHDLIGIHRDVPAPDMGTNSQTMAWILDEYSKFHGHSPAVVTGKPIDLGGSLGRESATGLGVVFATESLLGEYGKSISGMKFVIQGFGNVGSWAAKLIHDRGGHVIAVSDITGAIKNPAGINIPDLLKHKDSNGSLKEFQGGDAMDPNDLLVHECDVLIPCALGGVINKENAADVKAKFIIEAANHPTDPEADEILSNKGVVILPDIYANAGGVTVSYFEWVQNIQGFMWEEDKVNCELKKYMHKAFLDIKALCQTHDCSLRMGAFTLGVNRVARATLLRGWEA is encoded by the exons ATG GTTGACCCAGATGAAGTGAATGCTCTAGCCCAGCTAATGACATGGAAGACAGCTGTAGTAAACATTCCTTATGGTGGAGCTAAGGGTGGGATTGGCTGCAACCCGAGGGACTTGAGTGTCAGTGAGTTAGAACGTTTAACTCGTGTTTTTACTCAGAAGATCCATGATCTCATTGGAATTCACAGGGATGTTCCTGCCCCTGACATGGGAACTAATTCCCAG ACAATGGCTTGGATTCTTGACGAGTACTCAAAGTTTCATGGGCATTCACCTGCTGTTGTGACAGGAAAACCGATT GATCTTGGGGGTTCACTTGGAAGGGAGTCTGCGACTGGACTTGGGGTGGTTTTTGCAACCGAGTCTTTACTTGGTGAATACGGAAAGTCAATTTCCGGTATGAAGTTTGTTATACAG GGTTTCGGAAATGTGGGCTCGTGGGCAGCCAAGTTGATCCATGATAGAGGGGGTCATGTCATTGCTGTTAGTGACATCACAGGTGCAATTAAAAACCCTGCTGGAATCAATATCCCAGATCTTCTGAAGCACAAAGATAGCAATGGAAGTTTGAAGGAATTCCAAGGTGGAGATGCTATGGACCCAAATGATTTGCTTGTTCATGAATGTGATGTTCTGATTCCATGTGCCTTAGGAGGAGTTATTAACAA GGAAAATGCAGCTGATGTGAAGGCAAAATTCATAATAGAAGCTGCAAATCATCCAACTGACCCAGAAGCAGACGAG ATTTTGTCCAATAAGGGAGTTGTTATTCTCCCTGACATATATGCAAATGCTGGCGGTGTGACAGTGAGCTACTTTGAATGGGTTCAG AATATTCAAGGATTTATGTGGGAAGAAGACAAGGTTAACTGTGAGCTTAAAAAGTACATGCACAAGGCCTTCCTTGACATCAAGGCATTGTGTCAAACTCATGACTGCAGCTTGCGAATGGGAGCTTTCACTCTCGGGGTGAACCGAGTCGCACGTGCTACACTCTTGAGGGGTTGGGAAGCATGA
- the LOC114824344 gene encoding glutamate dehydrogenase 2-like isoform X3, with the protein MNALAATNRNFRHAARILGLDSKLEKSLLIPFREIKVECTIPKDDGTLVSYVGFRIQHDNARGPMKGGIRYHPEVDPDEVNALAQLMTWKTAVVNIPYGGAKGGIGCNPRDLSVSELERLTRVFTQKIHDLIGIHRDVPAPDMGTNSQTMAWILDEYSKFHGHSPAVVTGKPIDLGGSLGRESATGLGVVFATESLLGEYGKSISGMKFVIQGFGNVGSWAAKLIHDRGGHVIAVSDITGAIKNPAGINIPDLLKHKDSNGSLKEFQGGDAMDPNDLLVHECDVLIPCALGGVINKENAADVKAKFIIEAANHPTDPEADEVTRTTAFSQLNKHTGC; encoded by the exons ATGAATGCTCTTGCAGCCACCAACCGCAACTTTCGACATGCAGCTCGCATTCTTGGGCTGGATTCCAAGCTTGAGAAAAGCCTTTTGATTCCCTTCAGAGAAATCAAA GTTGAGTGTACTATTCCGAAAGATGATGGCACTCTGGTATCCTATGTTGGATTCAGAATCCAGCATGACAATGCCCGTGGCCCAATGAAAGGGGGAATCCGTTACCATCCTGAG GTTGACCCAGATGAAGTGAATGCTCTAGCCCAGCTAATGACATGGAAGACAGCTGTAGTAAACATTCCTTATGGTGGAGCTAAGGGTGGGATTGGCTGCAACCCGAGGGACTTGAGTGTCAGTGAGTTAGAACGTTTAACTCGTGTTTTTACTCAGAAGATCCATGATCTCATTGGAATTCACAGGGATGTTCCTGCCCCTGACATGGGAACTAATTCCCAG ACAATGGCTTGGATTCTTGACGAGTACTCAAAGTTTCATGGGCATTCACCTGCTGTTGTGACAGGAAAACCGATT GATCTTGGGGGTTCACTTGGAAGGGAGTCTGCGACTGGACTTGGGGTGGTTTTTGCAACCGAGTCTTTACTTGGTGAATACGGAAAGTCAATTTCCGGTATGAAGTTTGTTATACAG GGTTTCGGAAATGTGGGCTCGTGGGCAGCCAAGTTGATCCATGATAGAGGGGGTCATGTCATTGCTGTTAGTGACATCACAGGTGCAATTAAAAACCCTGCTGGAATCAATATCCCAGATCTTCTGAAGCACAAAGATAGCAATGGAAGTTTGAAGGAATTCCAAGGTGGAGATGCTATGGACCCAAATGATTTGCTTGTTCATGAATGTGATGTTCTGATTCCATGTGCCTTAGGAGGAGTTATTAACAA GGAAAATGCAGCTGATGTGAAGGCAAAATTCATAATAGAAGCTGCAAATCATCCAACTGACCCAGAAGCAGACGAGGTAACAAGGACAACTGCATTTTCTCAACTTAATAAGCATACGGGTTGCTGA
- the LOC114824344 gene encoding glutamate dehydrogenase 2-like isoform X1, producing MNALAATNRNFRHAARILGLDSKLEKSLLIPFREIKVECTIPKDDGTLVSYVGFRIQHDNARGPMKGGIRYHPEVDPDEVNALAQLMTWKTAVVNIPYGGAKGGIGCNPRDLSVSELERLTRVFTQKIHDLIGIHRDVPAPDMGTNSQTMAWILDEYSKFHGHSPAVVTGKPIDLGGSLGRESATGLGVVFATESLLGEYGKSISGMKFVIQGFGNVGSWAAKLIHDRGGHVIAVSDITGAIKNPAGINIPDLLKHKDSNGSLKEFQGGDAMDPNDLLVHECDVLIPCALGGVINKENAADVKAKFIIEAANHPTDPEADEILSNKGVVILPDIYANAGGVTVSYFEWVQNIQGFMWEEDKVNCELKKYMHKAFLDIKALCQTHDCSLRMGAFTLGVNRVARATLLRGWEA from the exons ATGAATGCTCTTGCAGCCACCAACCGCAACTTTCGACATGCAGCTCGCATTCTTGGGCTGGATTCCAAGCTTGAGAAAAGCCTTTTGATTCCCTTCAGAGAAATCAAA GTTGAGTGTACTATTCCGAAAGATGATGGCACTCTGGTATCCTATGTTGGATTCAGAATCCAGCATGACAATGCCCGTGGCCCAATGAAAGGGGGAATCCGTTACCATCCTGAG GTTGACCCAGATGAAGTGAATGCTCTAGCCCAGCTAATGACATGGAAGACAGCTGTAGTAAACATTCCTTATGGTGGAGCTAAGGGTGGGATTGGCTGCAACCCGAGGGACTTGAGTGTCAGTGAGTTAGAACGTTTAACTCGTGTTTTTACTCAGAAGATCCATGATCTCATTGGAATTCACAGGGATGTTCCTGCCCCTGACATGGGAACTAATTCCCAG ACAATGGCTTGGATTCTTGACGAGTACTCAAAGTTTCATGGGCATTCACCTGCTGTTGTGACAGGAAAACCGATT GATCTTGGGGGTTCACTTGGAAGGGAGTCTGCGACTGGACTTGGGGTGGTTTTTGCAACCGAGTCTTTACTTGGTGAATACGGAAAGTCAATTTCCGGTATGAAGTTTGTTATACAG GGTTTCGGAAATGTGGGCTCGTGGGCAGCCAAGTTGATCCATGATAGAGGGGGTCATGTCATTGCTGTTAGTGACATCACAGGTGCAATTAAAAACCCTGCTGGAATCAATATCCCAGATCTTCTGAAGCACAAAGATAGCAATGGAAGTTTGAAGGAATTCCAAGGTGGAGATGCTATGGACCCAAATGATTTGCTTGTTCATGAATGTGATGTTCTGATTCCATGTGCCTTAGGAGGAGTTATTAACAA GGAAAATGCAGCTGATGTGAAGGCAAAATTCATAATAGAAGCTGCAAATCATCCAACTGACCCAGAAGCAGACGAG ATTTTGTCCAATAAGGGAGTTGTTATTCTCCCTGACATATATGCAAATGCTGGCGGTGTGACAGTGAGCTACTTTGAATGGGTTCAG AATATTCAAGGATTTATGTGGGAAGAAGACAAGGTTAACTGTGAGCTTAAAAAGTACATGCACAAGGCCTTCCTTGACATCAAGGCATTGTGTCAAACTCATGACTGCAGCTTGCGAATGGGAGCTTTCACTCTCGGGGTGAACCGAGTCGCACGTGCTACACTCTTGAGGGGTTGGGAAGCATGA